The DNA sequence TTCGATCCCCGCCTGCTGGAGTGATCCAGCCAGATCCCGCCGATCCGCCCCCTCACCTCGCGGCCGCCCGCATCCGCCAGAGCCGCAGCATCGAGGCGATCCCCGCGGCCGGGCCCAGGGCCAGGATGCCGAACGCCAGCGGCCAGCCGCCGGCGTCGCGCAGGTGCGGCACGGCGGCGATGGTCACCGTGGTCAGCAGGAAGCCGAGCGCCGTCTGGAAGGTGAGCGCGGTGCCCACGGCGTGCTCGGGGGCCACCTCCGTCACCACCGCGCTGAACTGCGCCGAGTCGGCCACCACGGCGAAGCCCCACACCAGGGCGACCGCGATCACCAGCGGCGCCGGCGCGCGGAAGAGCCAGCCGACCACGAGCGCGCAGGCGCCGCTCACCGCCATCGCCCCGATGGTGACCTTCTCGCGCCCCAGCCGGTCGGCCCAGCGCCCGGCCAGCACCGAGCCCGCCCCGCCCATCGCGATCACCCCGAAGCCCACCAGCCCCGCGCGCGCCGCGGCCGCCGCCGGGTCCGCCCCGCGCGCGGCGAAGAGGTCCTGGAAAAAGAGAGCGATGAAGGTCCACACCGCGTACAGCTCCCACATGTGCCCCAGGTAGCCGCCCACCGCCAGCCGCGTGGGCCGGTGCCGCACCACATCGCCCAGCAGCGCCGGCGAGAAGCGGCGGCGGGGGAAGGGGAACGGCCCGTCGCGGTACGCCGCCCCCACCAGCACGGCCGCGACGACCGCGCCCACCGACGCGGCGGCGACGATCTCGCGCCAGCCGAGCGCGGGGAAGGCGCGCAGCAGGTACGGCGTGGCCTTCCCCACCGTGAGCGCGCCCACCACGGTGCCGATCGCCAGGCCGCGCCCGGAGCGGAACCAGGTGGAGACCATCTTCATGGCGGGCGGGTAGACGCCGGCCAGGAACAGGCCGGTGAGGAAGCGCCACGCGAGAGCCGCTCCGTACCCGTCCGCCGCCAGCAGCCCCGCGTTGGCGCCCGCCGCCAGCAGCGCCGAAGCGGCGAAGTACGCCCGGCTGGGGAGCACGTCGGCCAGGTTGAGCAGCGCCGCCAGCGCCGTCCCCGCCACGAAGCCGAGCTGCACCGTGGCGGTGAGCCACCCCGCCTGCG is a window from the Longimicrobium sp. genome containing:
- a CDS encoding MFS transporter; this encodes MPPAVPEPDRDPRRWRVLALVGAAELIGMSLWFTASAVAPQLRALWGLGESQAGWLTATVQLGFVAGTALAALLNLADVLPSRAYFAASALLAAGANAGLLAADGYGAALAWRFLTGLFLAGVYPPAMKMVSTWFRSGRGLAIGTVVGALTVGKATPYLLRAFPALGWREIVAAASVGAVVAAVLVGAAYRDGPFPFPRRRFSPALLGDVVRHRPTRLAVGGYLGHMWELYAVWTFIALFFQDLFAARGADPAAAAARAGLVGFGVIAMGGAGSVLAGRWADRLGREKVTIGAMAVSGACALVVGWLFRAPAPLVIAVALVWGFAVVADSAQFSAVVTEVAPEHAVGTALTFQTALGFLLTTVTIAAVPHLRDAGGWPLAFGILALGPAAGIASMLRLWRMRAAAR